One Nostocoides sp. HKS02 genomic window carries:
- the tal gene encoding transaldolase: MTENAALKALADNGVSVWLDDLSRERIETGNLQELIDSKGVVGVTTNPSIFQAALAKGDRYDADLRTFAAEGKTVDETVFALTTSDVRSACDILMPVFESTNHLDGRVSIEVDPRLAHDTAKTVEEAKKLREAVDRPNALIKIPATVEGLSAITQVMAEGISVNVTLIFSLDRYRGVMNAFLTGLEQARENGKDLASIASVASFFVSRVDTEVDKRLDAIGTDEAKALKGKAAVANARLAYQAYEEVFSTPRWQNLEDDGAKKQRPLWASTGVKDPAYSDTLYVTELVAPNTVNTMPEKTLDAVVDHGEVTGDTITGAYADAADVLDALEQLGISYADVTAQLEREGVEKFETSWNELLDEAQSDLDLARADVSQGDK, encoded by the coding sequence GTGACTGAGAACGCAGCACTCAAGGCTCTCGCCGACAACGGCGTCTCCGTCTGGCTCGACGACCTCTCCCGCGAGCGGATCGAGACGGGCAACCTGCAGGAGCTCATCGACTCCAAGGGCGTCGTCGGTGTGACGACCAACCCGTCGATCTTCCAGGCCGCGCTCGCCAAGGGCGACCGCTACGACGCCGACCTGCGCACCTTCGCCGCGGAGGGCAAGACGGTCGACGAGACCGTGTTCGCCCTGACGACGTCCGACGTGCGCAGCGCCTGCGACATCCTCATGCCCGTGTTCGAGTCGACGAACCACCTCGACGGCCGGGTCTCGATCGAGGTCGACCCGCGGCTCGCGCACGACACGGCCAAGACGGTCGAGGAGGCCAAGAAGCTCCGCGAAGCCGTGGACCGGCCCAACGCCCTGATCAAGATCCCGGCGACGGTCGAGGGGCTGTCCGCGATCACCCAGGTCATGGCCGAGGGCATCAGCGTCAACGTCACGCTGATCTTCTCCCTCGACCGCTACCGCGGGGTCATGAACGCCTTCCTCACGGGCCTGGAGCAGGCGCGCGAGAACGGCAAGGACCTCGCCAGCATCGCCTCCGTGGCGTCGTTCTTCGTCTCCCGCGTCGACACCGAGGTCGACAAGCGGCTCGACGCCATCGGCACCGACGAGGCCAAGGCGCTCAAGGGCAAGGCCGCTGTCGCGAATGCCCGGCTGGCCTACCAGGCCTACGAGGAGGTGTTCTCGACGCCGCGTTGGCAGAACCTCGAGGACGACGGCGCCAAGAAGCAGCGCCCGCTCTGGGCCTCGACCGGCGTCAAGGACCCGGCCTACTCCGACACCCTCTACGTCACCGAGCTGGTCGCCCCCAACACGGTCAACACCATGCCGGAGAAGACGCTCGATGCCGTCGTCGACCACGGTGAGGTCACCGGCGACACGATCACCGGCGCCTACGCCGACGCCGCCGACGTGCTCGACGCGTTGGAGCAGCTCGGCATCTCGTATGCCGACGTGACGGCGCAGCTCGAGCGCGAGGGCGTCGAGAAGTTCGAGACCTCCTGGAACGAGCTGCTCGACGAAGCACAGTCCGACCTGGACCTGGCCCGCGCCGACGTGTCCCAGGGCGACAAGTGA
- the tkt gene encoding transketolase, with the protein MPTTTRSAKSQPRRKRSASLPRPVARKAGWSDLDVRAVDTTRLLAADAVQKVGNGHPGTAMSLAPAAYLLFQNVMTHDPGDASWLGRDRFVLSAGHSSLTQYIQLYLSGYGLELKDLQALRTWGSLTPGHPEVHHTRGVEITTGPLGSGFASAVGMAMAQRRQRGLLDPDAAPGESPFDHHIWVIASDGDLMEGVSAEASSLAGHQELGNLTVIYDANQISIEDQTNISFSEDVAARYAAYGWDVVDVDWRGNGDGAEYVENVDALYAALQKSKKAKRPTLVRLHTIIAWPAPTKQDTGKSHGSALGDAEIAATKELLGFDPAKTFEVDRAVLAHARKVVARGKAAHKAWDKTYAAWRKANADRAAMLDRLVDGKLPDGLDDALPVFPPDIDKGMATRAASGKVLTALAGIMPELWGGSADLAESNNTTMEGEPSFIPKAKQTRDWKGGPYGRTLHFGIRENGMGMILNGIALEGLTRPYGGTFLVFSDYMRPAVRLAAIQQLPVTYVWTHDSIGLGEDGPTHQPIEHLAALRAIPGLDVVRPADANETAAAWAQVLRNGRPAGLALTRQNLPVLDRKKYAKTTGVAKGAYVLIDGGPDGKGKPDVILIATGSEVSIALDARETLERQGIPTRVVSMPCREWFEDAGKAYQNRVLPPEVRARVSVEAAVSLGWHDLVGDAGRSVSIEHFGASADYKTLYREFGFTPEAVVKAAKDSLKDAKATARRSAAATVTQTRPRAEVSPTKATDTTTKNSAATKSAASKGK; encoded by the coding sequence CAGAACGTCATGACCCACGACCCCGGGGACGCGTCCTGGCTCGGCCGTGACCGGTTCGTCCTGTCCGCGGGGCACTCGAGCCTCACCCAGTACATCCAGCTCTACCTCTCCGGCTACGGCCTCGAGCTCAAGGACCTCCAGGCCCTGCGCACCTGGGGGTCGCTCACCCCCGGCCACCCCGAGGTCCACCACACCCGGGGCGTCGAGATCACGACCGGCCCGCTCGGCTCCGGCTTCGCGTCCGCGGTCGGCATGGCCATGGCGCAGCGTCGCCAGCGGGGCCTGCTCGACCCCGACGCGGCGCCCGGCGAGAGCCCGTTCGACCACCACATCTGGGTCATCGCCTCCGACGGCGACCTCATGGAGGGCGTGTCGGCCGAGGCGAGCTCGCTGGCCGGTCACCAGGAGCTCGGCAACCTCACCGTCATCTACGACGCCAACCAGATCTCCATCGAGGACCAGACCAACATCTCGTTCAGCGAGGACGTCGCCGCCCGCTACGCCGCCTACGGCTGGGACGTCGTCGACGTCGACTGGCGCGGCAACGGTGACGGCGCGGAGTACGTCGAGAACGTCGACGCGCTCTACGCGGCCCTCCAGAAGTCCAAGAAGGCCAAGCGCCCCACCCTGGTTCGCCTCCACACGATCATCGCCTGGCCTGCCCCGACGAAGCAGGACACCGGCAAGTCCCACGGTTCCGCGCTCGGCGACGCCGAGATCGCCGCCACCAAGGAGCTGCTCGGCTTCGACCCGGCCAAGACCTTCGAGGTCGACCGGGCCGTGCTCGCGCACGCCCGCAAGGTCGTGGCCCGCGGCAAGGCCGCCCACAAGGCGTGGGACAAGACGTATGCCGCGTGGCGCAAGGCCAATGCCGACCGCGCCGCGATGCTCGACCGGCTCGTCGACGGCAAGCTGCCCGACGGGCTCGACGACGCGTTGCCGGTGTTCCCGCCCGATATCGACAAGGGCATGGCGACCCGCGCCGCGTCGGGCAAGGTGCTGACCGCATTGGCCGGGATCATGCCCGAGCTCTGGGGCGGGTCGGCCGACCTGGCCGAGTCGAACAACACGACCATGGAGGGCGAGCCGTCCTTCATCCCCAAGGCGAAGCAGACCCGCGACTGGAAGGGCGGCCCCTACGGCCGGACCCTGCACTTCGGCATCCGCGAGAACGGCATGGGGATGATCCTCAACGGCATCGCGCTCGAGGGCCTGACCCGACCGTACGGCGGAACGTTCCTCGTCTTCTCGGATTACATGCGCCCTGCCGTCCGCCTCGCCGCGATCCAGCAGCTGCCGGTCACCTACGTCTGGACCCACGACTCCATCGGTCTGGGCGAGGACGGGCCGACCCACCAGCCGATCGAGCACCTCGCGGCGCTCCGCGCCATCCCCGGCCTCGACGTCGTCCGCCCGGCCGACGCCAACGAGACCGCTGCCGCGTGGGCCCAGGTCCTGCGCAACGGCCGTCCGGCCGGACTGGCCCTCACCCGCCAGAACCTCCCGGTGCTCGACCGCAAGAAGTACGCGAAGACCACCGGGGTCGCCAAGGGCGCCTACGTCCTCATCGACGGTGGCCCCGACGGCAAGGGCAAGCCGGACGTCATCCTCATCGCCACGGGCTCCGAGGTGTCGATCGCGCTGGACGCCCGGGAGACCCTGGAGCGCCAGGGGATCCCCACCCGCGTCGTCTCGATGCCGTGCCGCGAGTGGTTCGAGGACGCCGGCAAGGCGTACCAGAACCGCGTGCTGCCGCCCGAGGTCCGTGCCCGCGTGAGCGTCGAGGCGGCCGTGTCGCTCGGCTGGCACGACCTGGTCGGTGACGCCGGCCGCAGCGTCAGCATCGAGCACTTCGGCGCCTCGGCCGACTACAAGACCCTCTACCGCGAGTTCGGCTTCACCCCCGAGGCCGTCGTCAAGGCCGCCAAGGACTCGCTCAAGGACGCCAAGGCGACCGCGCGCAGGAGCGCTGCGGCCACCGTGACCCAGACGCGCCCCCGGGCCGAGGTGTCCCCCACCAAGGCCACCGATACGACCACCAAGAACAGTGCTGCGACCAAGAGCGCAGCCAGCAAAGGGAAGTGA